The Desulfobulbus propionicus DSM 2032 DNA segment ATACCAGGCCGACCGCTTTGCCGCCCGGACCCTGGACCATGGCGCGGAATCATTGATCAGCGGCTTGAAAAAACTCAGTGTCAGCAACCTCTCCAACCTCACGCCGCATCCGCTGCACGTCATGCTCAACTCCAGTCATCCACCGGTCCTGGCCCGGATAGAGGCCCTGCGGCGGCTGCAAACAGGTCAAGTCGATGGCTGATTCCACGGGGCAGCTGGACTGCCGCCTGCATGCCGCCTGGCTCAGCCAGCTGGCGCGCGAACATCGCGACATCTGCTTTCAGCACGCGGTCCCTCTCCAGGCGCCGGTGCTGATCATCAGCCGCAACCGCACCCAGCTGGGCAGCTGGTCGGCCATGGACCGGACCATCGCTCTCAGCCATTTCCTGATCAGCGGCCACCCCTGGAGTGTCACCCTGCAGGTGCTCAAGCACGAGATGGCCCATCAGATGGTCAGCGAAATCCACGGCCGGGACGATGCCGGCCACGGACCGTTGTTCCGCGAGTGTTGCAGCCGTCTTGGCCTGGATGCCCCCTTTCACCGGGCCCGCGCCGATCTGGCGGAAGGGCTGGTAGCTGCGGACCCGGGTTCGGCCACCACCGAGCAAGGCCGGCAGATCATCGACAAGGTGCGCAAACTCTTGGCCCTGGGCGGATCGGACAACGAACACGAGGCGGCGCTGGCCATCCGGCGGGCCGGGGAGCTGCTGGCCCGCTACCGGCTCGATTTCGACTCCCTGGCCGAGGACCAGGGGCTGGTGCACCGCACCCTCAACACCTTCAGCCGCATCCTGCCGGCGTATCGCAAATCGATCTGCTCCCTGCTGGAATCGTGCTTCGCGGTGCGGGTGATCTGCGCCTCGCTTTACGACCCACGGGCCGATGTGTGCCACAAAACCATCGAGCTGCTCGGCCGCGAGGAGGAAGTGGCCATTGCCGAGTACTGCTACCATTTCCTTGAGAACCGGTTGCAGACCCTGTGGGAAAGACATCGGTGCCGATTTGACGGCAACGGTCGGGTCGCCAAGAAAAGTTATTATCTAGGGCTGCTGGCCGGTTTTCGGCAAACCTTGGAACGGTCGCGGCGCGCGTCCGAACCGGGAGGGAAAGCGTCGGCCGGAGAAACGGCTCTGCCGGCGCTCAGGGACCAGCAGCGGCTGGAGGCGTTCGTCGCCTTCCGCTTTCCCCGTCTGCGGCGGATGCGCGGCCGGTCCACCGCCATGAACGGGGCGGCGTACCGTCAGGCGGTTGCGGAGGGCCGCGAGATCATTCTGCGCCGTCCGGTGGACCAGGACGCTCCCCCGCGCCTCCTGCCGTGGGGGTCGTTTGTTCGGGTTGTGATGGAAGGTGCTGGCGCCCTTGACGCGGGGCGACGGCGTTGAGTATAGATGAGCAGTTTGTGGTTCGAAGGAGGAACGGAGTGGTGAACTATACCATGGAACGTTGGAACATTAACAAGTCATCCGATCTGTACGGCGTGACGGAGTGGGGCGGCGGCTACTTTTTCGCGGCCGAGAACGGCGACATGATGGTCATGCCCGAGCCCGGCGCGGTCGACCGGGCGGTGAGCATCGCCGAGATCTCCAAAGGGATCCGCGAGCGCGGCTTTGACATGCCGGTGCTGCTGCGCATCGAGAACATCCTCGATGCCCAGATCACCAGCCTCAACGAGACCTTCCGCTCGGCCATGGAGGAGTTGGGTTACAAGGGCACCTTCATGGGCGCCTACCCGATCAAGGTCAACCAGCAGCAGCAGGTGGTGGAAAAGATCGCCCAGTTCGGCTCGCGCTACCACCACGGCCTCGAAGCCGGGTCCAAGGCCGAGCTGATCGCCGCCATGGGCATGATGCGTGACAAGAAGGCGGCGCTCATCTGCAACGGCTACAAGGACGAGGAGTTCATCGATCTCGGTCTCTACGCCACCAAGATCGGCTTCACCTGTATCCTGGTGGTGGAGATGCCCGACGAGCTGCCGCTGATCATCGAGCGCTCCAA contains these protein-coding regions:
- a CDS encoding DUF2786 domain-containing protein, with amino-acid sequence MADSTGQLDCRLHAAWLSQLAREHRDICFQHAVPLQAPVLIISRNRTQLGSWSAMDRTIALSHFLISGHPWSVTLQVLKHEMAHQMVSEIHGRDDAGHGPLFRECCSRLGLDAPFHRARADLAEGLVAADPGSATTEQGRQIIDKVRKLLALGGSDNEHEAALAIRRAGELLARYRLDFDSLAEDQGLVHRTLNTFSRILPAYRKSICSLLESCFAVRVICASLYDPRADVCHKTIELLGREEEVAIAEYCYHFLENRLQTLWERHRCRFDGNGRVAKKSYYLGLLAGFRQTLERSRRASEPGGKASAGETALPALRDQQRLEAFVAFRFPRLRRMRGRSTAMNGAAYRQAVAEGREIILRRPVDQDAPPRLLPWGSFVRVVMEGAGALDAGRRR